One region of Spirochaetota bacterium genomic DNA includes:
- a CDS encoding DUF5018 domain-containing protein: protein MGKNMKFKPLSLILIVSVFCFASCGGSGGGSPSTGKTLIEFSISGVSINGTINETDQTITLMLPYQANIDVTSIAPVITHTGKSISPASGSVQDFTNPVTYTVTAEDGTSQEYTVTVNVALH, encoded by the coding sequence ATGGGGAAAAACATGAAATTTAAACCATTATCGTTAATTTTAATCGTATCAGTATTTTGCTTCGCATCGTGCGGAGGATCAGGCGGAGGAAGTCCCAGCACTGGAAAAACGCTCATAGAATTCAGTATTTCCGGAGTTTCCATAAACGGAACTATAAATGAAACTGATCAAACCATTACCTTAATGCTGCCCTACCAGGCGAATATCGATGTTACTTCAATTGCACCTGTAATCACACATACGGGAAAAAGCATAAGCCCGGCATCCGGGTCCGTACAGGATTTTACAAATCCTGTTACGTATACGGTAACAGCAGAAGACGGAACAAGCCAGGAGTATACAGTTACAGTTAATGTCGCGCTTCATTGA